In Stigmatopora nigra isolate UIUO_SnigA chromosome 2, RoL_Snig_1.1, whole genome shotgun sequence, a single window of DNA contains:
- the hadhb gene encoding trifunctional enzyme subunit beta, mitochondrial produces MASMLLKSIRNSSANPSWALQFATRSLSTTTQLQAQAQTKSKKTLARPGVKNIVLVEGVRTPFLLSGTTYADLMPHDLARAALQGLLHKTGLPKDAVDYIIYGTVIQEVKTSNVAREAALGAGFSDKIPAHTVTMACISSNQAMTSAVGLIAAGQCDAVVAGGVEFMSDVPIRHSRKMRKTMLSLNKAKTLGQRLSLIGSIRLAHLSPELPAVAEFSTAETMGHSADRLAAAFGVSRIEQDDFALRSHSLAKKAQEAGLLEDVISFKVPGRDIVSQDNGIRPSSKEQMAKLKPAFVKPHGTVTAANSSFLTDGASAVLIMSEEKALAMGYKPKAYLRDFVYVSQDPKDQLLLGPTYATPKALERAGLAMSDIDVFEFHEAFAGQIMANLKAMDSDWFAQTYMNRKSKVGTPPMDKFNIWGGSLSLGHPFGATGCRLVTTVAHRLQKEGGQYGLVAACAAGGQGHAMVIEAYPQ; encoded by the exons ATGGCCTCCATGCTGCTGAAGTCGATTCGTAACTCCTCTGCGAACCCTTCTTGGGCTCTGCAGTTTG CCACACGATCCCTTAGCACGACAACTCAGCTGCAGGCTCAAG CCCagacaaaaagcaaaaagacACTGGCTCGTCCTGGCGTAAAGAACATAGTATTGGTCGAAGGAGTGCGAACCCCCTTCTTATTGTCTGGGACTAC ctATGCTGACCTGATGCCTCACGATTTAGCCAGAGCAGCTCTTCA gggtCTTCTCCATAAAACAGGTCTACCCAAAGATGCTGTGGACTACATCATCTATGGAACAGTCATTCAGGAAGTGAAGACAAGCAATGTAGCAAGAGAg GCGGCGCTGGGTGCAGGCTTCTCTGATAAGATTCCTGCTCACACAGTTACTATGGCATGCATCTCCTCCAACCAGGCCATGACTTCAG CTGTTGGCTTAATTGCTGCGGGCCAATGTGATGCCGTGGTGGCTGGCGGGGTCGAGTTCATGTCTGACGTTCCTATTCGTCACAGCCGCAAGATGAGGAAGACCATGCTGTCGCTCAACAAGGCAAAGACCCTAGGCCAGAGGCTAAGTTTGATTGGCAGCATCCGGTTGGCACACCTCTCACCAGAA CTTCCGGCTGTAGCTGAGTTTTCAACAGCTGAAACAATGGGCCACAGTGCTGACCGCCTTGCTGCTGCATTTGGAGTTTCCAGAATAGAGCAGGATGACTTTGCACTAAGATCGCACAGTTTAGCCAAAAAGGCTCAGGAAGCTGGATTGCTCGAGGATGTCATCTCCTTTAAAGTGCCAG GTCGCGATATTGTTTCCCAGGACAACGGCATCCGTCCATCTTCCAAGGAACAGATGGCCAAACTGAAGCCAGCCTTTGTGAAACCTCACGGCACTGTCACTGCCGCTAATTCTTCCTTTTTG ACCGATGGTGCATCTGCTGTGCTGATCATGTCTGAAGAGAAAGCTCTGGCAATGGGCTACAAACCAAAAGCATATTTGAG GGACTTTGTCTACGTGTCTCAGGACCCCAAAGATCAGTTGCTTCTGGG GCCAACATATGCTACTCCAAAAGCCTTAGAACGTGCTGGTTTGGCCATGAGTGACATTGATGTGTTTGAGTTCCATGAGGCATTCGCA GGTCAGATCATGGCAAATCTTAAGGCTATGGATTCTGATTGGTTTGCTCAGACTTATATGAACAGGAAATCAAAG GTGGGTACCCCTCCCATGGACAAGTTCAATATCTGGGGAGGCTCTCTATCTCTGGGTCATCCATTCGGTGCCACTGGTTGCAGACTTGTCACCACAGTTGCACACAGACTGCAGAAAGAAGGAGGACAGTATGGACTTGTGGCCGCATGTGCTGCTGGAGGACAG GGACATGCTATGGTGATTGAAGCTTACCCCCAGTAA